A DNA window from Zingiber officinale cultivar Zhangliang chromosome 3A, Zo_v1.1, whole genome shotgun sequence contains the following coding sequences:
- the LOC122053092 gene encoding probable aspartyl protease At4g16563 yields MPPSPPPLLLPFLLHLLLHFLASASHPISLPLRRTSLPPHPDPRHRLAALASASYLRASLLKNPIRHSSPPPATSPLFPHSYGGYSFGLTFGTPPQELQLLLDTGSHITWVPCTPSYQCRSCASPSGNTIIVFLPRSSSSVAPVGCRNPRCLWIHSADFLRSRCPSCNNATSDCPASACPPYSLIYGSGSTAGLFVLETMSFSNLTFPNFTVGCSIISERQPSGGIAGFGRSAPSLPSQIGLKRFSYCLISRRYDDDASESGSLVLDPPKEDSSDGLSSTPFLNNSAAGAVEGSPFSVYYYVGLREIAVGGEQVKIPYSALVPGPTGEGGVIVDSGTTFTYMAPHVFNPVLAAFVDRVAGRYNRSKALEDQTGLRPCFALPPHATDVELPELTFRFKGGAEMRLPLKNYFAFVNHDDAGVCLTIISDGNDVGTSNPGDGPAVILGSFQQQDYLMVYDLERGRLGFRRQSCLTN; encoded by the coding sequence ATGCCACCATCTCCTccgcctcttcttcttccttttctcctccacctcctcctccattTCCTCGCCTCAGCCTCCCATCCCATCTCGCTCCCACTCCGCCGAACATCACTCCCGCCCCACCCCGACCCCCGCCACCGACTGGCCGCACTCGCCTCTGCCTCCTACCTCCGCGCCTCCCTCCTCAAGAACCCTATCCGTCACTCCTCCCCTCCCCCCGCTACCTCTCCCCTGTTCCCCCACTCCTACGGCGGCTACTCCTTCGGCCTCACCTTCGGCACGCCGCCACAGGAGCTCCAGCTCCTCCTCGATACCGGCAGCCACATCACCTGGGTCCCCTGCACCCCCTCATACCAGTGCCGCAGCTGCGCCTCCCCCTCCGGCAACACCATCATCGTTTTCCTCCCTCGGTCCTCCTCCTCCGTTGCTCCCGTCGGATGCCGAAATCCCCGCTGCCTCTGGATCCACTCCGCCGATTTCCTCCGTTCCCGTTGCCCCTCCTGCAACAACGCTACCTCCGATTGTCCTGCCTCGGCGTGTCCCCCTTACTCCCTAATCTATGGGTCCGGCTCCACCGCCGGCCTCTTCGTGCTGGAGACGATGAGCTTTTCAAATCTTACTTTCCCCAATTTCACCGTCGGATGTTCTATTATCTCCGAACGGCAACCTTCCGGAGGCATTGCCGGATTCGGACGCAGCGCCCCCTCCCTCCCCTCCCAGATTGGCCTGAAGCGGTTCTCCTACTGCCTCATCTCCCGCCGCTACGACGATGACGCCTCCGAGAGTGGCTCCCTCGTGCTCGACCCACCTAAAGAGGACTCCTCCGACGGCCTGAGCTCTACGCCCTTCCTCAACAATTCGGCCGCTGGTGCCGTCGAAGGCTCTCCCTTCTCCGTCTACTACTACGTCGGGCTGCGCGAGATCGCCGTCGGAGGCGAGCAAGTAAAAATCCCCTACTCCGCCCTCGTCCCAGGCCCCACCGGCGAAGGCGGCGTCATCGTAGATTCCGGCACCACCTTCACCTACATGGCCCCCCACGTCTTCAATCCAGTGCTGGCCGCATTCGTCGACCGCGTGGCGGGACGCTACAACCGATCGAAGGCCTTGGAAGACCAGACGGGCCTGCGTCCGTGCTTCGCTCTTCCGCCGCACGCGACTGACGTGGAGCTGCCGGAGCTAACGTTCCGCTTCAAGGGCGGGGCCGAGATGCGACTGCCGCTGAAGAACTACTTCGCATTCGTGAACCACGACGACGCGGGGGTGTGCCTCACCATCATATCCGACGGCAACGACGTCGGCACCTCGAACCCCGGCGACGGCCCGGCGGTGATACTGGGCAGTTTCCAGCAGCAAGACTACCTGATGGTGTACGACTTGGAGCGAGGACGGTTGGGATTCCGGCGGCAGTCCTGCCTAACCAATTAA
- the LOC122050837 gene encoding uncharacterized protein ycf23-like, with protein sequence MILFLQICVSSVDPLAFPSAVEAGAQMVEIGNYDSFYEMGIQFSPEQILKLTRETRRILPSITLSVTVPHMLSLPDQVKLAELLEQEGADIIQTEGGKYSSPSKPGVLGLIEKATPTLAAAYSISRAVQIPVMCSSGLSAVTAPMALTAGAAGVVCVLLLSNLIIICY encoded by the exons ATGATCTTGTTCTTGCAGATTTGTGTTTCCTCTGTGGACCCTTTGGCATTTCCttctgcagtggaagcaggtgcCCAAATG GTGGAAATTGGAAATTATGATTCTTTCTACGAGATGGGAATTCAGTTTTCCCCTGAACAG ATTCTAAAGCTCACTAGAGAAACTAGAAGGATTCTTCCATCCATTACACTGTCTGTAACCGTGCCACACATGCTTAGTCTCCCTGATCAG GTGAAGCTAGCAGAGTTGCTGGAACAGGAAGGTGCTGATATAATCCAAACTGAAGGAGGGAAATACTCAAGTCCATCAAAACCTGGTGTCCTTGGTTTGATCGAGAAG GCCACACCAACGCTAGCAGCTGCATACTCCATTTCCCGAGCAGTTCAGATTCCAGTTATGTGCTCATCTGGATTAAGCGCTGTCACTGCACCTATGGCTTTAACAGCAGGAGCAGCTGGTGTGGTATGCGTTCTTTTGctttctaatctaatcattatctgctactag